One stretch of Procambarus clarkii isolate CNS0578487 chromosome 35, FALCON_Pclarkii_2.0, whole genome shotgun sequence DNA includes these proteins:
- the LOC123768382 gene encoding LOW QUALITY PROTEIN: cell division cycle and apoptosis regulator protein 1 (The sequence of the model RefSeq protein was modified relative to this genomic sequence to represent the inferred CDS: deleted 1 base in 1 codon), protein MAQFGGGKAPPPWQQRPQATPQLQPSLLGQHPSAPSQQLVLGGAPQQPQYAPVQQSMIQPPGLGGLQTLGQPTITQQTIGQPNTGGSLMGQPPITQALQPPSLVNPAQMTNSQMQPQIQPQPQPQGQPQPQPQVTAVSYPTPRALAPPGAFNPAATPSNMATLATNLQTNLQNNIANNNAGQQPQKQRVFTGTITKLCADFGFVDEDVFFQTSSCVKGQAPKVGDRVLVEATYNPNMPFKWNANRVQVIPGPTGAPTPNQSRSNLPVREMNSRGGSYNAVPPPNFSSETPPGGFGPRGCIGPRPRSPRRDRREERTRTSRDRDRERNEKDKEEKRESRKRSRSRGRSRSPPRRRMRVVPRYNVQVPKILLHMKEANVLELKKRYSNLYVPSDVFLARPLWSDTFPAHRPFLFPRPVSFHIMNKEVEPVLENDAVYDAPDANHSYAAKVMLMAVPALEDIYRRSCALSEDPSDIRECFVHPTRLINFLVGLKGKNETMAIGGYWSPSLDGVNPEKDPNVLIHTAIRTCKSLTGIDLAGCTTWYRFAEIYYRRGESTHKGRSSPARVETTVLFLPDVWNVCPAKLEWDGLHLNYKRQLDKKLSSSAGFQQQPEDQEGEEEEDKDETPKKKDPSHYATLDPKSMKVVELRAELDARMLNSKGLKSQLIARLTKILKNEQEKEESEKAASAESTETDEVKKKEEEERKKEEERKRKEEEERKKEEEEKKKAEERERNLLEKRYTLPDQPMIVVHPSRTAKSGKFDCTTMSLSVLLDYRQEDNKEHSFEVSLFAELFNEMLMRDFAFRIYRALFECPEKPAKEEKKEKEEKKEKEKDKEKRDKEKKDDKEEREKKEEKEEKEKKDEEEDKEEKMEEDKDGEKKEKKLPEKEEKEEIKEEKEEKKEEEEEEEEIEDDDDDEIDDDDSKDEAISSKGGDKEKDDRKDTKDGKKKDDKKDRERREKKEKKKMITIDPFLLLSFVYFDQTHTGYIIDRDLEDIINMLGLNLSRAQQKKLMSKVMSRDVLHYRKLTDVSLDDKDKPRDPPPLIDLESLAKGNNTVMPLFADTFTTSVCIDIRTPSRKSSRNKEEPLVSSTGVVKYGGSLVDIGKLIQQLEKSENARSNTEEKLKELQKELLSCKEESKKSYERCSKLNKELKSTNSNLKTMEEELQKAIEDNNVYQRALNQIKMVIRPLVAGVDLDEEDFTMREIKDNSKVKPEPLENGTFE, encoded by the exons ATGGCACAGTTTGGTGGTGGGAAAGCGCCTCCACCATGGCAGCAAAGGCCACAGGCGACTCCGCAGCTGCAGCCATCTCTCCTCGGTCAACACCCATCGGCCCCTAGCCAGCagctggtgctgggtggtgctccTCAACAGCCACAGTATGCACCCGTTCAACAGAGCATGATCCAGCCACCAGGTTTGGGAGGTCTGCAGACTCTTGGTCAACCTACCATCACCCAACAGACAATAGGTCAACCCAATACAGGGGGCAGCCTTATGGGCCAGCCTCCTATAACCCAGGCCTTGCAGCCCCCCAGCCTTGTCAATCCTGCCCAGATGACCAACTCACAAATGCAGCCCCAGATtcaaccacaaccccagccacagggACAGCCACAACCACAGCCTCAG GTGACAGCAGTAAGCTACCCAACCCCAAGGGCCTTGGCTCCTCCCGGTGCATTTAATCCTGCAGCTACCCCTAGTAATATGGCCACTCTTGCCACCAACCTACAGACTAATTTACAAAATAATATTGCCAACAACAATGCTGGGCAACAGCCTCAGAAACAGCGTGTGTTTACCGGGACCATTACCAAACTGTGTGCTGATTTTGGCTTTGTTGATGAAGATGTCTTTTTCCAGACAAG CAGTTGTGTTAAAGGACAAGCACCAAAAGTCGGAGATCGTGTGCTGGTGGAAGCAACATATAATCCTAATATGCCTTTTAAATGGAATGCCAACCGTGTACAAGTCATTCCTGGACCCACAGGAGCTCCAACCCCAAATCAAAGCCGCAGCAATCTACCTGTGAGGGAGATGAATAGCAGAGGAGGTTCCTATAATGCTGTGCCTCCACCTAATTTCAGtagtg AAACTCCACCTGGAGGTTTTGGTCCTCGTGGCTGCATTGGACCTCGTCCTCGATCTCCTAGAAGAGACAGAAGGGAAGAGCGCACTAGGACGTCGAGAGATAGAGACCGGGAACGTAATGAAAAAGATAAGGAAGAAAAACGGGAAAGTCGAAAGCGAAGTAGGAGTAGAGGACGTTCTCGATCACCACCTCGCCGGAGGATGCGAGTTGTCCCACGCTATAATGTCCAAGTTCCTAAAATTTTATTACACAT GAAAGAAGCTAATGTGTTGGAGCTGAAGAAGCGGTACAGCAATCTTTATGTCCCATCCGATGTCTTTTTAGCACGCCCTCTGTGGTCAGACACATTCCCTGCTCACCGACCGTTCCTGTTCCCTCGGCCAGTTTCTTTTCACATCATGAATAAAGAAGTAGAGCCTGTGCTTGAgaatgatgctgtgtatgatgctCCTGATGCTAACCATAGCTATGCTGCTAAG GTCATGTTGATGGCAGTACCAGCCTTAGAAGATATCTACCGTCGTTCTTGTGCATTAAGCGAAGACCCTAGTGATATTCGTGAGTGTTTTGTCCACCCAACACGTCTCATCAACTTCCTAGTGGGGCTCAAGGGAAAAAATGAAACTATGGCTATTGGTGGCTACTGGAGTCCTTCCCTTGATGGTGTCAACCCAGAAAAGGATCCAAACGTTCTCATT CATACCGCAATCCGCACCTGCAAATCCCTGACAGGCATTGACCTGGCAGGGTGCACCACCTG GTACCGGTTTGCGGAGATTTACTATCGCCGAGGAGAATCTACACACAAGGGCCGGAGTTCGCCTGCCCGGGTTGAAACCACTGTACTATTTCTCCCAGATGTTTGGAACGTTTGCCCAGCCAAACTGGAGTGGGATGGTCTCCACCTCAACTATAAGCGGCAGCTGGACAAGAAGCTCTCCTCCTCGGCAGGATTCCAGCAGCAGCCCGAGGatcaggagggggaggaggaggaagacaag GATGAGACCCCTAAGAAAAAGGATCCAAGCCACTATGCCACCTTAGATCCGAAGAGTATGAAG GTGGTTGAACTTCGGGCAGAGTTGGATGCCCGCATGTTAAATAGCAAGGGTCTGAAATCACAGCTGATTGCACGCCTAACAAAA ATATTGAAAAATGAACAAGAGAAAGAGGAATCTGAAAAGGCAGCAAGTGCAGAGAGTACTGAAACAGATGAAGTGAAGAaaaaagaggaggaagagaggaaaaaAGAAGAAGAACGTAAAagaaaagaggaggaggagagaaagaaagaggaagaggag AAAAAGAAGGCAGAGGAGCGGGAAAGAAACTTGCTTGAGAAGCGATACACCCTTCCCGATCAGCCAATGATTGTTGTTCATCCATCACGCACTGCAAAGTCAGGCAAATTTGACTGCACTACGATGTCACTTTCTGTGTTGCTGGATTACAGACAG GAGGATAACAAAGAACATTCCTTTGAAGTCAGTCTTTTTGCGGAATTATTCAATGAAATGCTCATGAGAGATTTTGCGTTCCGCATTTACCGTGCCCTGTTTGAATGCCCAGAAAAGCCAGCAAAGGAAGAA aaaaaagaaaaagaagaaaagaaagagaaggagaaagacaaagaaaaaagagataaggagaaaAAAGATGACAAAGAAGAAAGAGAaaagaaagaagaaaaagaagaaaaagaaaagaagGATGAAGAAGAAGATAAAGAAGAGAAAATGGAAGAGGATAAAGATGgcgaaaaaaaagaaaagaaattgccagagaaggaagagaaagaagagataaaagaggagaaggaagaaaagaaggaggaagaggaggaggaggaggaaatagaGGACGATGACGACGACGAAATT GATGATGACGATTCCAAAGATGAAGCCATCAGTAGTAAAGGTGGAGACAAGGAGAAAGATGACCGCAAGGACACCAAAGACGGGAAGAAGAAGGATgacaagaaagatcgagaaagaaGAGAAAAGAAGGAGAAGAAAAAGATGATCACAATTGACCCATTCCTTCTCCTGTCATTTGTTTACTTCGACCAGACACATACGGGTTATATAATTGACCGAGatcttgaggacatcatcaatATGCTCGGTCTCAACCTATCTAGAGCACAG CAAAAGAAATTAATGTCAAAGGTAATGTCTCGAGATGTCTTACACTACCGAAAATTGACTGATGTTTCCTTAGACGACAAGGACAAACCAAGAGACCCTCCACCACTCATAGACTTGGAAAGTTTGGCTAAGG GTAACAATACTGTGATGCCATTATTTGCCGATACGTTTACTACATCCGTGTGTATAGATATAAGGACACCGTCCAGAAAAAGTTCTCGCAACAAAGAAGAACCGTTGGTATCGTCTACAG GTGTAGTGAAGTATGGTGGTTCTCTGGTGGACATCGGGAAATTAATACAACAGTTAGAAAAATCTGAGAATGCAAGAAGTAACACAGAAGAGAAGCTTAAAGAACTACAGAAGGAACTAT TAAGCTGCAAAGAAGAATCCAAGAAATCATATGAGAGATGCAGTAAATTAAATAAGGAGCTTAAATCTACTAACTCCAACTTAAAAACCATGGAAGAAGAGCTTCAAAAGGCCATT GAGGACAACAATGTATACCAGAGAGCATTAAATCAAATCAAGATGGTGATCCGGCCTCTAGTTGCAGGTGTCGACCTCGATGAGGAGGATTTTACCATGAGGGAAATAAAGGATAATTCTAAAGTAAAGCCTGAGCCTTTAGAGAATGGCACATTTGAAtga